The proteins below come from a single Methyloprofundus sedimenti genomic window:
- a CDS encoding NUDIX hydrolase codes for MVWKPHVTVAAIIERDQRFLLVEEETVNGIAFNQPAGHLEPGESLINAVKREVKEETAWQFTPEFITAIQLWRKTPDFPSFLRVCFVGACHNHQPDQTLDDGIIATHWLTRDEIIAKKSALRSPLVLTTIDQYLQGERYPLTLLKTFLDLE; via the coding sequence ATGGTTTGGAAGCCTCATGTAACAGTCGCAGCCATCATTGAACGCGATCAGCGTTTTCTTTTAGTCGAAGAGGAAACTGTCAACGGCATAGCATTCAACCAGCCAGCAGGGCATTTAGAACCAGGCGAAAGCCTTATTAATGCAGTAAAGCGCGAAGTTAAAGAAGAGACGGCCTGGCAGTTTACACCTGAATTTATTACCGCTATACAACTTTGGCGTAAAACGCCTGATTTTCCAAGTTTTCTGCGAGTCTGCTTTGTGGGTGCATGCCATAATCATCAGCCTGACCAAACACTGGATGATGGCATTATAGCGACACATTGGTTAACACGCGATGAAATTATTGCCAAAAAATCAGCATTGCGCAGTCCTCTGGTTTTAACAACCATTGACCAATACTTACAGGGTGAACGTTATCCGCTCACCTTATTAAAAACATTTTTAGATTTAGAATAA
- the rluC gene encoding 23S rRNA pseudouridine(955/2504/2580) synthase RluC, with amino-acid sequence MKLEDSKVIPKVQLKEITDAHEGQRLDNFLMNILKGVPKSHIYRIIRKGEVRINKGRCDAKHKLSIGDIVRIPPVRVTEEKQLVSAPAYLTASLTRDILFEDDAILVINKPSGFAVHGGSGISSGVIEALRELRPDSRFLELVHRLDRDTSGCLIIAKKRSTLRILHEYFRGDGVKKNYLALLHGRWEQQKIIVDQPLLKNISQGGERMVKISSSGKPSKTLFRRLALYHDTTLVEASPYTGRTHQIRVHAAWLGHAIIGDERYGENEINKDFRRRGYKRLFLHAHKLQFAHPISGEILKLIAPLPVDLQALLDKEK; translated from the coding sequence ATGAAATTAGAAGATAGTAAAGTTATTCCCAAGGTTCAGTTAAAAGAAATTACAGATGCACATGAAGGGCAGCGTTTAGACAATTTCTTGATGAATATACTTAAAGGCGTTCCTAAAAGTCATATTTATCGGATTATACGTAAAGGTGAAGTTCGAATTAATAAAGGGCGTTGCGATGCAAAACACAAATTAAGTATAGGGGATATAGTTAGAATTCCCCCGGTAAGAGTGACTGAAGAAAAACAGCTAGTATCCGCACCTGCATACCTGACCGCCAGTCTTACACGGGATATCTTGTTTGAAGATGATGCCATATTAGTGATCAATAAACCTTCCGGATTTGCGGTGCATGGTGGTTCGGGTATAAGTTCAGGAGTGATAGAGGCATTACGTGAATTACGCCCGGATAGCCGTTTTCTGGAATTAGTTCATCGCCTGGATCGTGATACCTCAGGATGTTTAATTATCGCTAAAAAACGCAGTACATTACGTATTTTGCATGAGTATTTTAGAGGAGACGGCGTTAAAAAGAACTATTTAGCCTTGCTCCATGGCCGATGGGAACAGCAAAAAATAATCGTTGACCAGCCCTTGTTAAAAAATATTAGCCAGGGAGGCGAACGAATGGTAAAAATAAGTTCCTCAGGCAAGCCATCTAAAACCCTGTTTAGACGACTAGCCTTATATCATGACACTACCTTGGTTGAAGCGTCACCCTATACTGGACGTACCCATCAGATCAGAGTGCATGCAGCATGGCTGGGGCATGCCATTATCGGCGATGAGCGCTATGGCGAAAATGAAATTAATAAAGATTTTAGACGGCGTGGCTATAAACGCTTATTTTTACATGCCCATAAATTACAATTTGCGCATCCGATAAGTGGGGAAATCCTGAAATTAATCGCACCATTACCCGTAGATTTGCAAGCCCTGCTAGATAAAGAAAAATAG
- a CDS encoding Rne/Rng family ribonuclease, protein MKRMLINASQPEELRVALVDGQKLYDFDIEHPSQEQKKSNIYKGIITRIEPSLEAAFVNYGVDKHGFLPLKEVSPSAVNSDDPNLSRAKIKDLLKEGQEVIVQIEKEERGNKGAALTTYISLAGTYLVLMPNNPKAGGISRRIEGETRNELRDAMAGLEVPEDMGLIVRTAGCGKSTEELQWDLNYLLQLWEAIDRSSKEQSIPFLIFQESNVIIRALRDHLRADIDEILIDKEASFKLVHNFLKQVMPHYLKKAKLYSDDVPLFNRYQIESQIETAYSREVPLPSGGELVIDHTEALTSIDINSARSTKGSDIEETALNTNLEAADEIARQLRLRDLGGLFVIDFIDMLSNKNQRSVENRLRDALKIDRARVQTSRISRFGLLEMSRQRLRPSLGDTTQLTCPRCNGQGEIRNVESVALSVLRILEEEAMKSGTDKVIAHLPIECATFLLNEKRPAIDQIESRLNVRIIVLPSKYLETPAYDIERIKSKDDEGTEETASYTQIKVEDTSLPEFARQATPKPEQAAIKEFLPDAPAPVQNKKTSAGLINRFWTKLIGSSEEISKEPAEETSEKSSRPARAPGDKPQNNRRNPNNRRNSPNRNRNPNNRDRNAQQGNKPADNSGNIQKPAEVKSKEPIAPTTESNAEATELKPRNQNRKPNRRGYNRKPRAAKQGTEDNQVSEPSSPTQENTKVEKQQGPSEAPAKFEKNTESQSYAANYQKIFLPLKQHHQKQNLMYLYLIKKTKLGI, encoded by the coding sequence ATGAAAAGAATGCTTATCAACGCGTCGCAGCCTGAAGAACTGCGTGTAGCTTTGGTAGATGGTCAGAAACTATATGATTTCGACATAGAACACCCTTCACAAGAACAAAAAAAATCTAATATCTATAAAGGTATTATTACCCGCATTGAACCCAGTCTGGAAGCAGCATTTGTTAACTATGGTGTTGATAAACATGGCTTCTTGCCACTTAAGGAAGTTTCACCCAGTGCTGTAAATTCAGACGACCCAAATTTAAGTCGTGCAAAAATCAAAGACCTTTTAAAAGAAGGACAGGAAGTCATTGTTCAGATTGAAAAAGAAGAACGTGGCAACAAAGGTGCGGCGTTAACAACGTATATCAGTCTGGCAGGAACCTATCTGGTTTTAATGCCAAATAATCCCAAGGCTGGCGGGATTTCACGTCGTATTGAAGGTGAAACCCGCAATGAATTACGTGACGCAATGGCTGGTCTGGAAGTTCCCGAAGATATGGGACTGATCGTGCGTACTGCCGGTTGCGGTAAAAGTACTGAAGAATTGCAATGGGACTTGAACTATCTATTGCAATTATGGGAAGCGATAGATCGCTCTTCTAAAGAACAAAGCATTCCTTTTTTAATTTTCCAGGAAAGCAATGTCATTATTCGTGCTTTACGTGATCATTTACGTGCAGATATAGATGAAATTCTGATTGATAAAGAGGCCTCTTTTAAATTAGTGCATAACTTCTTGAAACAAGTTATGCCGCATTATCTTAAAAAAGCGAAATTATACAGTGACGATGTGCCACTGTTTAATCGCTATCAGATAGAATCACAAATTGAAACTGCTTATAGCCGTGAGGTCCCGCTACCATCAGGTGGTGAACTTGTTATTGATCATACCGAAGCACTTACTTCAATAGATATTAACTCGGCACGCTCAACTAAAGGTAGCGATATAGAAGAAACTGCGCTAAATACCAATCTGGAGGCTGCTGATGAAATTGCTCGGCAACTAAGGTTACGTGATTTAGGTGGTCTGTTCGTTATTGATTTTATTGATATGTTGTCTAATAAAAATCAACGCTCAGTTGAAAACAGATTACGTGATGCCTTAAAGATTGATCGTGCTCGTGTACAGACCAGCCGTATTTCTCGTTTTGGTTTGCTGGAAATGTCGCGTCAAAGATTACGCCCTTCTCTCGGTGATACAACTCAACTTACCTGCCCTCGCTGTAATGGTCAGGGAGAAATTCGTAATGTTGAATCGGTCGCTTTGTCTGTATTGCGTATTCTTGAAGAAGAAGCAATGAAAAGTGGTACTGATAAAGTTATTGCCCATTTGCCGATAGAATGCGCTACCTTCTTACTTAATGAAAAACGCCCTGCTATCGATCAAATTGAATCACGCTTGAATGTACGTATTATTGTCTTGCCGAGTAAGTATTTAGAGACACCCGCATACGATATAGAACGCATTAAGTCAAAAGACGATGAAGGCACTGAAGAAACTGCCAGCTACACCCAGATAAAAGTAGAAGACACTTCATTGCCGGAATTTGCCAGGCAAGCAACACCTAAACCCGAGCAAGCTGCGATTAAAGAATTTTTGCCTGACGCACCTGCACCCGTGCAAAATAAAAAGACATCGGCTGGCTTGATTAATCGTTTCTGGACTAAACTCATTGGCTCCTCAGAGGAGATCTCAAAAGAACCAGCTGAAGAAACATCAGAAAAAAGCTCAAGACCGGCTAGAGCGCCTGGCGACAAGCCACAAAACAACCGCAGAAACCCGAATAACCGCAGAAATTCACCTAACAGAAACAGGAACCCGAATAATCGCGATCGTAACGCCCAGCAAGGCAATAAACCAGCTGATAACAGTGGTAATATTCAAAAACCAGCCGAGGTGAAAAGCAAAGAGCCCATAGCACCAACGACTGAGAGTAATGCCGAAGCGACTGAGTTAAAACCAAGAAACCAGAATCGCAAACCTAATCGTAGAGGTTATAACAGAAAGCCAAGAGCAGCAAAGCAAGGGACTGAAGACAATCAAGTCTCTGAGCCGTCTTCGCCTACACAGGAAAATACTAAAGTCGAGAAACAACAAGGCCCAAGTGAAGCTCCGGCGAAATTCGAAAAAAACACCGAAAGCCAGTCTTACGCAGCAAATTATCAAAAAATATTTCTGCCGCTAAAACAACACCATCAGAAACAAAACCTGATGTATCTGTATCTAATAAAGAAGACTAAATTAGGTATATAA
- the clpS gene encoding ATP-dependent Clp protease adapter ClpS, whose protein sequence is MSDLNTSIDHDDALAIQEATPKLKKPPLFKVILLNDDFTPMDFVIEVLVDFFAMSEEAATQVMLHVHTQGMGVCGVFSKDVAETKVEIVNNYSRENQHPLLCAMEEA, encoded by the coding sequence ATGAGTGACCTTAATACATCCATAGACCATGATGATGCACTAGCTATACAAGAAGCGACACCTAAATTAAAAAAACCGCCTTTATTTAAAGTGATTTTACTTAATGATGACTTCACTCCAATGGATTTTGTAATTGAGGTATTGGTTGATTTTTTTGCCATGAGCGAAGAGGCTGCAACACAAGTTATGTTGCATGTACATACTCAAGGTATGGGGGTCTGTGGTGTATTCTCAAAAGACGTGGCAGAAACAAAAGTTGAGATAGTAAATAATTATTCACGCGAAAATCAGCATCCTTTATTGTGTGCAATGGAAGAAGCCTAA
- a CDS encoding sterol desaturase family protein produces MLLWVLQFCFGLLIANAGEWLIHRYLLHGLGKHPKSFWAYHIYQHHPIAWQLKMLDPGYQKWPELWNSQAKECLVLLIILILNLPFFWLLNGYAWAITMSVFGYYFLHRKAHLDIHWAKIYLPWHYQHHMVNPEANWCISYPLFDCLMKTRNHKHKNK; encoded by the coding sequence ATGCTACTATGGGTACTACAGTTTTGCTTTGGCTTATTAATCGCTAATGCCGGTGAATGGCTTATTCACCGTTATTTGCTACATGGACTGGGGAAGCACCCGAAGAGTTTCTGGGCATACCATATATACCAGCATCACCCTATTGCCTGGCAACTCAAAATGCTCGATCCTGGCTACCAGAAATGGCCAGAACTCTGGAATAGTCAGGCGAAAGAATGTCTGGTCTTATTAATTATTCTAATTCTCAATTTGCCTTTTTTCTGGCTCTTGAATGGCTATGCATGGGCAATAACTATGTCTGTATTTGGATATTACTTTCTGCATCGAAAGGCTCATTTAGACATTCACTGGGCAAAAATATATCTCCCCTGGCATTATCAACATCATATGGTTAACCCGGAAGCCAATTGGTGCATATCATATCCCTTGTTTGATTGTCTAATGAAAACAAGGAATCACAAACACAAAAATAAATAA
- the mnmA gene encoding tRNA 2-thiouridine(34) synthase MnmA gives MSKNIIVGMSGGVDSSVTAALLLEQGHQVSGVFMKNWDEDDGTDECTALEDLADAQQVCDTLGIELKTVNFASEYWDEVFEVFLAEFAAGRTPNPDILCNKHVKFKAFLNYATEDLGAEYIATGHYARVNEKKGEYFLLKGLDPGKEQSYFLYTLGQTALSKTLFPIGHLHKTEIRKMAEKYGFANHHKKDSTGICFIGERKFKEFLQRYLPTQPGEMRTSEGQYIAQHSGLMYYTFGQRQGLGIGGVKNAPDEPWYVLDKDLDNNILIVGQGHDNPLMLHNVLEANQLDWCSNQPLTNIIQCTAKTRYRQKDQTCKVIPLPENRVKVVFEQQQRAITPGQSVVFYASEVCLGGGIIETKYNK, from the coding sequence ATGAGTAAAAATATTATCGTTGGCATGTCAGGAGGCGTAGACTCTTCAGTAACTGCCGCGCTATTACTGGAACAAGGCCATCAAGTCTCCGGCGTGTTCATGAAAAACTGGGATGAAGATGACGGGACAGATGAATGTACGGCCTTAGAAGACCTGGCTGATGCTCAGCAAGTCTGTGATACCTTAGGTATCGAATTAAAAACTGTTAATTTTGCAAGCGAATACTGGGATGAAGTTTTTGAAGTTTTTCTTGCAGAATTTGCTGCTGGACGCACGCCTAATCCAGATATACTGTGCAACAAACATGTCAAATTTAAAGCATTTTTAAATTATGCAACTGAAGACCTCGGGGCTGAGTATATCGCCACAGGCCACTACGCTCGTGTTAATGAAAAAAAAGGTGAATATTTTTTACTCAAGGGTTTGGACCCAGGTAAAGAACAAAGTTATTTTTTATACACTTTAGGTCAAACAGCCTTATCAAAAACCTTGTTTCCCATTGGTCATTTACATAAAACCGAAATCCGCAAAATGGCTGAAAAATATGGCTTTGCGAATCATCACAAAAAAGACAGTACCGGAATTTGTTTTATAGGCGAGCGTAAATTTAAGGAATTTCTACAGCGCTATTTGCCAACGCAGCCTGGAGAAATGCGCACTTCAGAAGGTCAATATATAGCTCAGCACTCGGGCTTAATGTATTACACCTTTGGTCAGCGACAGGGTCTTGGTATTGGAGGCGTTAAAAATGCCCCTGATGAGCCCTGGTATGTATTAGATAAAGATTTAGACAACAATATACTGATAGTTGGTCAAGGCCATGATAACCCTTTAATGCTACATAATGTATTAGAAGCAAATCAACTAGACTGGTGCAGTAACCAGCCGCTCACTAACATTATCCAATGTACTGCAAAAACACGTTATCGCCAGAAAGATCAGACCTGTAAAGTCATCCCTCTACCCGAGAATAGAGTAAAAGTTGTATTTGAACAGCAACAACGTGCGATTACACCAGGACAATCAGTCGTATTTTATGCCAGCGAGGTTTGTTTAGGCGGTGGAATTATTGAAACTAAATATAATAAATAA
- the infA gene encoding translation initiation factor IF-1 — protein sequence MAKEDQIEMDGTIIETLPNTMFRVELENGHVITAHISGKMRKHYIRILTGDKVKVEMTPYDLTKGRITFRMR from the coding sequence ATGGCAAAAGAAGATCAAATTGAAATGGATGGTACGATTATCGAAACCCTCCCGAATACAATGTTTAGAGTTGAGCTGGAAAACGGCCACGTTATCACGGCCCATATATCTGGCAAAATGCGTAAACATTATATTCGCATCCTGACTGGTGATAAGGTTAAGGTAGAAATGACCCCTTATGATTTAACAAAAGGACGCATTACATTCCGTATGCGCTAA
- a CDS encoding IS30 family transposase — protein sequence MNTFNHLTQEERFYIYTQLKQGVSKNQIAITLGRHKSTIGREITRNTGQCGYRYKQAERIAKQRHIDKPKNIKMTAELQQIITPLIKEKWSPDCISGRLKQQGKDSVSHETIYRYILANKAAGGDLYTYLRHQAKPYRKRYGKNDYRGTIPSRVDIDERPQVVDDKTRLGDWEADTVIGKGHKGVLVTLTERVSKLNFAISIERKESELTKEAIINALEPFKRWVHTITFDNGREFCGHEAIAKTLDCGTYFAKPYHSWQRGLNENHNGLLRQYFPKKEPLDKVTQDEVDSAITALNHRPRKGLNYRTPWEVFCQITGVDINKSQGVALIA from the coding sequence ATGAACACGTTTAACCATCTAACCCAAGAGGAAAGATTTTACATTTATACGCAACTAAAACAAGGCGTTTCTAAGAATCAAATAGCCATCACATTGGGGCGTCATAAATCGACTATTGGACGTGAAATTACGCGTAATACAGGTCAGTGTGGTTATCGTTACAAGCAAGCTGAGAGAATAGCTAAACAACGCCATATTGATAAGCCCAAAAACATCAAGATGACGGCTGAGTTACAACAGATAATAACGCCTTTAATCAAAGAGAAATGGAGCCCTGACTGTATTTCAGGACGCTTAAAACAACAAGGTAAGGACTCCGTCAGTCATGAGACTATTTACCGTTATATTTTAGCTAACAAAGCAGCCGGTGGCGATTTGTATACTTATTTGAGGCATCAAGCCAAACCTTATCGTAAGCGATATGGAAAAAATGATTATCGCGGAACGATACCCAGCCGTGTTGATATTGATGAGCGACCACAAGTGGTTGATGATAAAACGCGTTTAGGTGATTGGGAAGCAGATACTGTTATCGGTAAAGGACATAAAGGCGTATTGGTGACGCTGACTGAACGGGTCTCAAAGCTCAACTTCGCCATCTCAATTGAGCGTAAAGAATCTGAATTAACGAAAGAGGCGATTATCAATGCTCTTGAGCCTTTTAAACGTTGGGTTCACACGATTACCTTTGATAATGGACGTGAGTTTTGTGGGCATGAAGCCATTGCAAAAACACTTGACTGCGGCACTTATTTTGCCAAACCGTATCATTCGTGGCAACGAGGTTTAAATGAAAACCACAATGGCTTATTAAGGCAATACTTCCCTAAAAAAGAACCTTTGGATAAGGTAACTCAAGATGAGGTTGATAGTGCCATTACAGCACTTAATCATCGTCCAAGAAAAGGGTTAAATTACAGAACTCCATGGGAAGTATTTTGCCAAATAACGGGGGTTGATATAAATAAATCACAGGGTGTTGCATTAATTGCTTGA
- a CDS encoding S49 family peptidase gives MSENQWDESPNQKKDMNAGWEREVIEKLAFSAVTEQRRTRRWGIFFKSLMFVYLAALLGIGMYPSLKQSMDDAEGKGHTAVINITGPIAEGQEANADAIIKSLRNAVKDENTKGIILHVNSPGGSPVQSSYVFNEIRKIKSENPELPIYAVASDICASGCYFIAAAADKIYVNPSSLVGSIGVLMDGFGFVDTMKKLGVERRLVTAGAHKALMDPFSPEKESDKKYMQAVLEQVHQQFIAAVKEGRGDRLLINDDTFSGLVWTGEQGIKIGLVDDFGNDDSVATDIIGAKKRVDFTVQERLIDRLAGKMGASFAQSISSLGQQFMLQ, from the coding sequence GTGAGTGAAAACCAGTGGGACGAATCTCCCAATCAAAAAAAAGACATGAATGCCGGTTGGGAACGTGAAGTAATAGAGAAACTTGCTTTTTCCGCTGTTACCGAACAGCGTCGCACCAGGCGTTGGGGTATTTTCTTTAAAAGTTTAATGTTTGTTTATCTGGCCGCGCTCCTGGGCATAGGCATGTATCCATCGCTAAAACAAAGTATGGATGATGCAGAGGGTAAAGGACATACAGCGGTGATTAATATCACCGGACCGATTGCAGAAGGCCAGGAAGCGAATGCGGATGCAATTATAAAATCTTTACGTAATGCCGTTAAAGACGAAAACACGAAAGGGATTATTTTACATGTGAATAGTCCTGGAGGCAGTCCAGTTCAATCTTCATATGTATTTAATGAGATAAGAAAAATAAAATCTGAAAATCCGGAATTGCCTATTTATGCAGTTGCTTCAGATATTTGTGCTTCAGGCTGTTATTTTATTGCCGCCGCCGCCGATAAAATTTACGTTAACCCATCCAGTCTGGTAGGGTCTATAGGCGTACTTATGGATGGTTTTGGTTTTGTTGATACCATGAAAAAACTGGGTGTGGAACGTCGCCTGGTCACTGCGGGTGCGCATAAGGCACTAATGGATCCTTTTTCTCCGGAAAAAGAAAGCGATAAGAAGTATATGCAGGCCGTGCTGGAACAAGTGCATCAACAATTTATTGCTGCGGTAAAAGAAGGTCGTGGTGATCGCCTGCTCATCAATGATGATACTTTCTCAGGTCTGGTCTGGACTGGAGAACAAGGAATAAAAATCGGCTTAGTCGATGATTTTGGTAATGATGACAGTGTTGCAACTGATATTATTGGTGCTAAAAAACGCGTCGATTTTACTGTTCAAGAACGCTTGATTGATCGTCTTGCCGGAAAAATGGGAGCCTCATTTGCGCAGTCTATAAGCAGTCTTGGGCAGCAATTTATGTTGCAATAG
- the clpA gene encoding ATP-dependent Clp protease ATP-binding subunit ClpA translates to MLSKDLEVTLNLAFVSAHEKRHEFITVEHLLLALLDNDSALQVLSICACDVPALRGDLTQFIDETISLLSIEGRRETQPTLGFQRVLQRAVFHAQASDKKEVDGANLLVALFSEQDSHAVYLLNKQDIQRLDVVNYLSHGISRADHEIPEQKESAGNVEPEAAETPLDKYTTNLNQKAVEGKIDPLIGRELELERTVQVLCRRRKNNPLLVGEAGVGKTAIAEGLAKKIVEEDIPEILHGCVIYSLDLGALVAGTKYRGDFEKRLKALMNQLAMDSNAILFIDEIHTIIGAGSASGGVMDASNLIKPALASGQLRCIGSTTYNEYRGIFEKDHALARRFQKIDVSEPTVDETFMILKGLQSRFEEHHELKYTLESLRVAAELSDRHISDRFLPDKAIDVIDEAGARQRLVPDELRNNLVDAHAIEEVVAKIARIPPKSVSSNDQDKLKSLEKNLKMLVFGQDDAIEALASAIKLSRAGLREATKTIGSFLFAGPTGVGKTEVTKQLANLMGVELIRFDMSEYMESHTVSRLIGAPPGYVGYDQGGLLTEQVNKHPHAVLLLDELEKAHPDVFNLLLQVMDHGTLTDNNGRKADFRNIILVMTTNAGAEEGSRASIGFTRQEHSSDSLRVVEKSFSPEFRNRLDTIIQFKPLDIAIVGNVVDKFIFELETLLLEKNVTFSLDAEARLWLAEHGCDPKMGARPMARLIQEKIKKPLANDLLFGKLEQGGHVHVTVQNKELAFAIESKQLSLPENN, encoded by the coding sequence ATGTTAAGTAAAGACCTTGAAGTAACACTGAATCTGGCTTTTGTATCAGCACATGAAAAGCGCCATGAATTTATTACTGTTGAGCATTTGTTATTAGCACTTTTGGATAATGATAGTGCTCTGCAGGTATTATCAATTTGCGCTTGTGATGTCCCTGCTTTACGTGGAGACTTAACCCAGTTTATTGATGAAACTATCAGCTTATTATCCATAGAAGGCAGACGAGAAACACAACCGACATTAGGTTTTCAGCGAGTTTTGCAGCGCGCTGTATTTCATGCTCAAGCGTCTGATAAAAAGGAAGTTGATGGGGCAAACTTATTAGTTGCTTTATTTAGTGAGCAAGATTCGCATGCTGTATATTTATTAAATAAACAGGACATACAGCGCCTGGATGTAGTTAATTATTTATCGCACGGTATATCAAGAGCAGACCATGAAATTCCAGAGCAAAAAGAAAGTGCTGGAAATGTTGAGCCAGAAGCAGCTGAAACTCCATTAGATAAATATACAACTAACCTGAATCAAAAGGCAGTCGAAGGTAAAATTGACCCGTTAATTGGCCGTGAGCTGGAATTAGAACGCACTGTCCAGGTTTTATGTCGTCGTCGAAAAAATAACCCTTTATTGGTTGGTGAGGCAGGAGTTGGTAAAACAGCCATTGCAGAAGGCCTGGCTAAGAAAATTGTTGAAGAAGATATTCCTGAAATTCTACATGGATGCGTTATTTATTCTCTTGACTTAGGGGCTCTGGTTGCAGGTACAAAATATCGCGGTGACTTTGAAAAGCGTCTTAAAGCTTTGATGAATCAGCTAGCCATGGATAGCAATGCCATTTTATTTATCGATGAAATTCATACTATTATCGGTGCCGGCTCTGCCTCTGGCGGGGTCATGGATGCTTCCAATTTAATTAAGCCCGCTTTAGCCTCTGGGCAATTGCGATGTATAGGTTCCACAACTTATAATGAATATAGAGGTATTTTTGAAAAAGACCACGCTTTGGCACGTCGTTTTCAGAAAATAGATGTAAGTGAACCTACGGTTGATGAAACATTTATGATTTTAAAAGGTTTGCAAAGCCGTTTTGAAGAGCATCATGAGCTTAAATACACTCTGGAGAGCTTGCGTGTAGCCGCCGAATTATCAGATAGACACATTAGTGACCGATTTTTACCCGATAAAGCGATAGATGTCATTGATGAAGCAGGTGCGAGACAAAGACTGGTGCCTGATGAACTGCGTAATAATTTGGTCGATGCGCATGCTATCGAGGAAGTTGTCGCTAAAATTGCAAGAATTCCACCTAAATCTGTTTCTAGCAATGATCAAGATAAGTTAAAAAGTCTTGAGAAAAATCTAAAAATGCTGGTATTTGGTCAGGATGATGCAATTGAGGCTTTAGCCTCAGCGATTAAATTATCCAGAGCAGGACTAAGAGAAGCGACTAAAACTATTGGCTCATTTTTATTTGCCGGACCTACAGGTGTTGGTAAAACAGAAGTAACCAAACAATTGGCTAACCTGATGGGAGTTGAGTTAATTCGCTTTGATATGTCTGAATATATGGAAAGCCATACAGTTTCACGCTTAATTGGAGCGCCACCGGGTTATGTCGGCTATGATCAAGGGGGTTTATTGACTGAACAGGTGAATAAGCACCCTCATGCAGTATTATTATTAGATGAGCTGGAAAAAGCACACCCTGATGTCTTTAATTTGCTTCTACAGGTTATGGATCATGGCACATTAACCGATAATAATGGGCGTAAAGCGGATTTTAGAAATATTATTCTGGTGATGACGACAAATGCGGGAGCAGAGGAGGGTAGCCGCGCTTCTATAGGTTTTACCAGACAAGAGCATTCTAGTGATAGCTTGCGTGTCGTGGAAAAGTCATTTTCTCCTGAATTTAGAAACCGCCTGGATACGATTATTCAATTCAAGCCTTTGGATATCGCAATTGTAGGAAATGTTGTTGATAAATTTATTTTTGAACTGGAAACATTATTACTAGAGAAAAATGTAACCTTTAGTCTTGATGCGGAAGCAAGACTCTGGTTAGCAGAGCACGGTTGTGACCCAAAAATGGGGGCGAGACCGATGGCTAGACTGATTCAGGAAAAAATTAAAAAACCTTTGGCAAACGATTTATTATTCGGAAAACTAGAGCAGGGTGGTCATGTACATGTGACCGTTCAGAATAAAGAATTAGCATTTGCCATTGAAAGTAAACAGCTAAGTCTACCGGAAAATAATTAA